In Theileria parva strain Muguga chromosome 4 map unlocalized ctg_529, whole genome shotgun sequence, one DNA window encodes the following:
- a CDS encoding Sel1 repeat family protein, which translates to MEHKKIKISRFLQLLLILNLYIVNNGFILAANPESDRIETFKNAHLLRYGDYNKEMDPYSAIPLFEKVSEGYSDIIAQESLFELGTIYLLGYKRFFTIRYDIAKATHYFSKSAEMGHAKSQYFLSFLLYYNIKNGPGVNKNTAIKYLKSSARSGYVPAMLALSFHLMYHDLSDNLSQVISLYKRVVRGDSKHLIDFLVPLEYLKISKTSLDRYKEDLNSLLKIEEYAELSELEDSMRNEEGNLSKRKGSCSGLSNEKQEPENPFEEKINEFEKKIAPENMSSSLLELATMYMRGIGVPKNYENSIQLLERAVSLGNSDAANCLGIIYFFGAREPEQGRSIPVNYDLALKYFLIAARSHNSEALFFIAEIVSIKARNGGTNYYYLELPYIYQLYRLSADYGYCRGYCRCAQMLEVGLGTDLNLMECALNYKTAADQIFVEEEFYLSFFYYTKKNYHAATILSALAAFSGLVAGHWNAAMLINEGKTDVFSKGELKIFLNDALLQGETDTLYYMAKLAESEGKERIAQELYQKGFNSGDMNCLDPLIRSFSNNDIKKAIELLEYKKYRNSVELNNGDRGLVNSYCSDLGSNGNLAFLKMKQLFYNIFTYYMH; encoded by the exons ATGGAAcacaaaaaaattaaaatttcgAGATTTCTCCAGCTTCTactcattttaaatttatatatagttaacaaTGGCTTTATTTTAGCCGCGAATCCAG AATCCGACCGAATCGAAACGTTTAAAAATGCTCATCTTCTtag aTATGGAGATTATAATAAAGAAATGGACCCCTATTCGGCTATCCCTTTGTTTGAGAAG GTTTCTGAAGGATATTCTGATATTATTGCTCAAGAATCCTTATTTGAGTTGGGAACAATTTATCTTTTAG gcTATAAACGATTTTTTACCATTCGATATGATATAGCAAAAgctacacattatttttcaaagtCGGCGGAGATGGGCCATGCCAAATCGCAATACTTTCTGAgctttttattatactataatattaaaaatgggCCTGgagttaataaaaatacgGCTATAAAATACCTAAAATCGTCAGCAAGAAGTGGTTATGTGCCTGCTATGCTGGCTTTATCATTCCACCTAATGTATCATGACTTATCAGATAACTTAAGCCAAGTCATAAGTTTATATAAGAGAGTTGTGAGAGGTGATAGCAAGCACTTGATTGATTTCCTGGTGCCGCTTGaatatctaaaaatttcaaaGACTTCGTTGGATAGATATAAGGAAGATTTAAATAGTTTGTTGAAAATAGAAGAGTACGCGGAATTATCTGAGTTGGAAGATTCAATGAGGAATGAAGAGGGGAACCTGTCGAAGAGAAAGGGTAGTTGCAGTGGACTTTCTAATGAAAAACAAGAGCCTGAAAACCCATTTGAAGAAAAAATTAACGAGTTTGAGAAAAAAATCGCACCAGAAAACATGTCGTCATCGCTGTTGGAACTGGCGACAATGTATATGAGAGGGATTGGAGTTCCTAAAAACTATGAAAATTCAATTCAGCTTTTAGAGAGGGCAGTTTCACTTGGTAACTCAGATGCTGCAAATTGTTTGGGAATCATATACTTCTTTGGAGCCAGGGAACCCGAGCAAGGGAGGTCAATACCAGTTAATTATGACTTAGCCTTAAAATACTTCTTGATAGCAGCCAGATCACATAATTCTGAAGCACTATTCTTTATCGCAGAAATCGTCTCAATTAAGGCCCGAAACGGAGGGACtaactattattatctaGAACTACCATATATATACCAGCTGTACAGGTTATCAGCAGACTATGGGTACTGTAGAGGCTACTGTAGATGCGCACAAATGTTAGAGGTTGGACTTGGAACTGACTTGAATCTAATGGAATGCGCCCTGAATTACAAAACTGCAGCTGATCAAATTTTCGTAGAGGAGGAGTTCTATCTCTCtttcttttattatactaagAAAAACTACCATGCAGCTACCATTTTAAGTGCACTCGCTGCATTTTCAGGACTAGTG GCTGGTCACTGGAATGCCGCTATGCTAATAAACGAGGGTAAAACAGACGTATTCTCTAAAGGTGAACTGAAAATCTTCCTCAACGACGCGCTTCTTCAAGGTGAAACTGATACCCTCTACTATATGGCAAAATTAGCCGAGAGTGAGGGTAAGGAACGAATAGCTCAGGAACTATACCAGAAAGGCTTTAATTCGGGAGATATGAACTGCCTCGATCCATTGATAAGGTCATTCTCTAACAATGATATAAAGAAGGCAATTGAGCTTCTGGAATATAAAAAGTATCGCAACAGTGTAGAATTGAATAATGGAGACCGTGGACTGGTTAACAGCTACTGCAGTGATTTGGGATCAAATGGCAACTTGGCGTTTCTGAAGATGAAGCAGTtgttttataatatatttacttATTATATGCACtag
- a CDS encoding SART-1 family protein: MPASNDSTISCSIEETNELRKKLGLKPLAIPTSEPQNESESTSQDTEEIIERLNKSKRRRAREALINEGSIADSIKKGESINSKRNKLVDDSDNVDTLDLLSWSKKMAKVTKSTIAQADQHVTYSDDEDSDEPTHNNHEPKEEVNGPNLKVLHKVNELDLIKGDGVTLTLKDVGVLEAEAAGVSDLDFLENAELVDMKKDKKKMEQRMRNQYGNYVPYDDEDPLNTGFLKHYDDTINETQGTKLSSLANEDEGFFVKPNQSRKFQVDFDENENYDTFIQKNKPKLAKTELVDETDVFSTLSSRKEKLKKKPKQMNWDKIFSKDEDADLDLNNLVPTKIKKDVAVVDDEDEEMLYVQISNHRKRFSSNNVKGEDSKDIKPHVDLGDSTNDKGFEITTTTEFCKVVKTPMEKISEQESDKRYNVNTTTDHLVDDDPNTLSEQPLGDGIAAALSYIKQRGDYIDEKAETRSKEVQLNYLDEYGNEMTPKEAFKKISWIFHGKRPSKKKQEKMRRKIELERALNSNPVGGLPTMKALYSHQEKEQTPYITLFGNRNNN, translated from the exons atGCCCGCCTCTAATGATTCTACCATTTCATGCTCAATTGAGGAGACTAATGAACTGCGCAAGAAGCTTGGCTTAAAACCATTAGCAATTCCAACTTCAGAACCACAAAATGAATCGGAATCTACTTCTCAGGACACTGAGGAGATTATTGAACGCCtaaataaatctaaaagAAGGAGAGCCAGAGAAGCTCTGATAAATGAAGGCAGTATTGCGGATTCTATTAAGAAGGGAGAATCAATAAACTCTAAACGTAATAAATTGGTGGACGACTCGGATAATGTTGACACTCTGGATCTTTTATCTTGGTCTAAAAAAATGGCCAAAGTCACAAAGTCGACAATAGCACAGGCAGATCAACACGTAACATACAGTGACGATGAAGATTCGGATGAACCGACCCATAACAACCATGAACCTAAAGAAGAAGTGAATGGACCAAATCTGAAGGTATTACACAAGGTGAACGAGCTAGACTTGATTAAAGGCGACGGAGTAACCCTTACTTTAAAGGACGTTGGTGTTCTTGAAGCTGAAGCAGCAGGAGTTTCTGACCTAGATTTTCTGGAAAACGCAGAGTTAGTCGATATGAAGAAGGATAAGAAGAAAATGGAGCAGAGGATGAGAAACCAATACGGAAACTACGTTCCATATGATGATGAAGACCCACTTAACACCGGTTTCTTAAAACACTACGATGATACTATTAATGAGACCCAAGGCACAAAACTGAGTTCACTAGCAAACGAAGACGAAGGGTTCTTTGTTAAACCTAACCAGTCTAGAAAGTTCCAAGTCGATTTCGATGAAAATGAGAATTACGACACTTTCATCCAAAAGAATAAACCGAAACTTGCAAAAACCGAGCTTGTTGATGAAACGGATGTGTTTTCAACCCTGAGTTCAAGAAAGGAGAAGTTAAAAAAGAAACCAAAACAGATGAATTGGGACAAGATATTCTCAAAAGACGAAGATGCAGATCTTGATCTCAACAATCTAGTCCCAACCAAGATTAAGAAGGATGTTGCCGTGGTGGACGACGAGGACGAGGAGATGCTATATGTCCAAATTTCAAA TCATCGCAAAAGGTTTTCAAGTAATAACGTTAAGGGTGAGGACTCTAAAGATATAAAGCCTCACGTTGACCTTGGAGACTCAACTAATG ACAAAGGCTTTGAAATTACTACAACAACTGAGTTCTGCAAAGTTGTGAAAACTCCAATGGAAAAAATCTCAGAGCAAGAGTCTGACAAGAGGTACAATGTTAACACCACTACTGACCACTTAGTGGATGATGATCCAAATACATTATCG GAACAGCCTCTAGGTGACGGCATTGCAGCCGCCCTTTCATATATCAAACAGAGAGGTGACTACATAGATGAGAAGGCAGAAACGCGTTCCAAAGAAGTTCAACTAAACTACCTTGATGAATACGGAAATGAAATG ACTCCAAAAGAGGCCTTTAAAAAGATATCGTGGATATTCCATGGCAAGCGCCCAAGTAAGAAGAAACAGGAGAAGATGAGAAGGAAGATAGAATTAG AACGTGCTTTGAACTCTAACCCAGTTGGGGGCCTACCAACCATGAAAGCACTGTATTCGCATCAGGAAAAGGAACAAACGCCTTATATAACACTCTTTGGGAACAGAAACAATAACTAA
- a CDS encoding BSD domain protein, with amino-acid sequence MSEYRFENVLIEGVKGTILLNNYDLLFVVDNHTYKWSLSNWIRSEKSKKTPKVRLSFKESSTKLTSEYSEYDVLLKPVVVADFIDDRERLEEFSNVLTECSTKSRHLPKEPEVTKPPPAPTTVIPEPEQPAPPNVIEEDFEQAKRVFLDSNDKLARIYSSLVVSEEDSEGLISSKDFWEHHKTELKTNVSQLKARSNLEGFLSVPPASTLVNSQNVYVYSKQLAETLLAEDETIRNLHKKLVLDKNMPEESFWKRILQSRYFYNLIDEKPPEDKILYEEIKGIPIRKSQKKLDTNHILRISDPSSEVITLEDNKKVYRNRKYMDVNKKFGKNFTLDGTRGILVQRFNDHSLNIMNKTQSASPDLSESSAPKPTDEQLESNIENYRKRKLLDATIHDLEEKEDQEVDSLCVINSLRMPGTHAEPPSPLVKAESSESANKIQLKLHHSTSFPDRSSWISELRDFDIVKYIKDSKLDVKVSKKMFVVNTKLCQSEKLITSPQFEFDPNTVKLMTEIHQELMEVLQMYYKTLMPEEEKRSKLLSILRMIKHRIESMNEVGISSKTVKALQSGMLDQITAAESYDLKLRSYVAKLRSQRK; translated from the exons atgtCAGAGTACAGATTTGAAAATGTACTCATTGAAGGCGTTAAGGGTacaatattgttaaataattatgatCTTTTGTTCGTAGTCGATAATCACACTTATAAATGGTCCTTATCAAACTGGATAAGGTCAGAAAAGTCGAAAAAGACACCTAAAGTTAGGTTATCCTTTAAAGAATCCTCTACAAAACTCACTTCAG AATATTCTGAATATGACGTTCTCCTTAAACCAGTGGTCGTAGCAGATTTTATCGATGATAGAGAACGTTTAGAAGAATTTTCTAACGTACTAACTGAGTGTTCTACTAAGTCCCGCCACCTACCCAAAGAGCCTGAGGTTACAAAACCACCACCAGCTCCCACAACAGTAATCCCTGAACCTGAGCAACCCGCGCCTCCAAATGTCATTGAGGAAGATTTTGAGCAGGCGAAGAGAGTCTTTCTGGATTCCAACGATAAACTCGCGAGGATTTACAGTAGTCTAGTGGTATCAGAAGAAGATTCCGAGGGACTAATTTCATCAAAAGACTTCTGGGAACATCATAAAACTGAGCTAAAAACAAACGTATCGCAACTTAAGG CGAGGTCCAATTTGGAAGGGTTCCTATCAGTACCTCCGGCATCAACTCTTGTTAACTCCCAAAATGTTTATGTTTACTCAAAGCAGCTTGCAGAGACTCTACTTGCGGAAGATGAAACTATTAGAAATCTTCATAAAAAGCTAGTTTTGGATAAGAACATGCCAGAGGAGAGCTTTTGGAAAAGAATACTACAATCTCGGTACTTTTACAACTTGATAGACGAGAAACCCCCCGAAGATAAGATACTCTATGAAGAAATCAAAGGCATCCCAATAAGGAAATCGCAAAAGAAACTAGATACAAACCACATTTTGAGGATTTCAGACCCTTCCAGTGAAGTAATAACCTTGGAAGATAACAAGAAGG TTTACCGGAATAGGAAATATATGGATGTGAACAaaaaatttggtaaaaattttacactagACGGGACTAGAGGCATTTTAGTTCAGCGTTTCAACGACCATTCATTAAATATCATGAACAAAACGCAGTCTGCATCTCCAGATTTATCAGAAAGTTCAGCCCCCAAACCCACTGATGAACAACTAGAATCTAACA TTGAGAATTATCGCAAAAGGAAGCTGTTGGATGCTACAATCCATGACCTGGAG GAAAAGGAGGACCAGGAGGTTGACTCGCTGTGTGTGATAAATTCCCTGAGAATGCCTGGAACTCATGCTGAACCTCCATCACCTCTAGTGAAAGCCGAGTCTTCAGAGTCTGCGAACAAGATTCAGTTAAAACTCCACCATTCAACTTCGTTTCCCGACCGTTCGAGTTGGATAAGTGAATTGAGGGACTTtgatatagttaaatacaTCAAG GATTCAAAACTTGATGTTAAAGTAAGTAAAAAGATGTTTGTTGTCAACACTAAGCTATGTCAGTCTGAGAAATTAATCACCTCTCCACAAT ttgaGTTTGATCCCAACACTGTTAAACTGATGACTGAGATCCATCAGGAGCTTATGGAGGTTTTGCAGATGTACTATAAGACTTTAATGCCTGAGGAGGAGAAGCGTTCCAAGCTTCTATCTATTCTCCGCATGATAAAGCATAGGATAGAATCCATGAAC gaaGTTGGGATCTCTTCCAAGACTGTGAAGGCTCTACAATCTGGAATGCTCGACCAGATTACTGCTGCTGAGTCCTACGATTTGAAGCTTCGTTCCTACGTGGCTAAACTTCGCTCCCAGAGGAAGTAG
- a CDS encoding Tudor domain protein, producing MDEAETIEDLKVNLDEYHKQLSTVEDSLKQDPENQELISLKRDLNEVIILTNDLIKYKQSNEELLKQGVIHLEDIKDVDITTSIFIGRTCVVLYNGKQKYGEVVQVMGDQPNDLTIIELLGSREKCTLCLKDLRLLEPPLPAQCKPGSLVQALYAEDGRWYDCIINRQTEKGYIVTYKDYNTSEEVQRDRIRLKMRAEPKIKEVKEIVTPAGYVIPENLIIKKTDNEREKLRKRKLVQTLKKQQKSQKEDEESYKRASNWRKFQKKSGTKNKPGYMTGKKEGSIFKTEDSKLPSARLNSISFNSFVPRGKYDYTSEMF from the exons ATGGATGAAGCCGAAACTATTGAGGATCTTAAG gTTAATTTAGATGAATATCACAAACAATTATCCACAGTAGAGGATTCTTTAAAGCAAGACCCTGAAAATCAGGAGTTAATTTCCCTCAAACGGGATTTAAACGAAGTTATTATCCTCACCAATGATTTAATCAAGTACAAACAATCCAATGAAG AACTTTTGAAGCAAGGTGTTATCCACCTCGAGGATATAAAGGATGTCGATATCACGACCTCGATTTTTATAG GACGCACATGTGTAGTGCTGTACAATGGAAAACAAAAATATGGAGAAGTTGTTCAAGTTATGGGTGATCAG cCAAATGATTTGACAATTATAGAATTACTAGGATCACGAGAAAAGTGCACGCTTTGTCTCAAGGATTTGCGGTTGTTGGAGCCTCCATTACCTGCGCAATGCAAACCTGGATCCCTAGTTCAGGCACTTTATGCTGAGGACGg GCGTTGGTATGactgtataataaatcGGCAGACTGAAAAGGGATACATTGTAACATATAAAGATTATAATACTTCTGAAGAGGTACAGAGGGACAGA ATAAGACTAAAGATGAGAGCAGAGCCTAAAATAAAGGAAGTCAAAGAAATAGTGACGCCAGCGGGCTATGTGATTCCAGagaatttaataattaaaaaaactgATAACGAGAGGGAGAAGCTGAGGAAGAGGAAACTGGTTCAAACTCTCAAGAAACAGCAAAAATCGCAaaaagaagatgaagaatCCTATAAAAGAGCAAGTAATTGGAGAAAATTCCAAAAGAAG tCTGgcactaaaaataaacctGGATATATGACCGGAAAGAAGGAAGGATCGATATTTAAAACGGAAGATTCTAAATTGCCTTCAGCCAGACTTAACTcaatttcatttaattCTTTTGTTCCCAGGGGAAAATACGACTACACATCGGAGATGTTCTGA